One part of the Rutidosis leptorrhynchoides isolate AG116_Rl617_1_P2 chromosome 1, CSIRO_AGI_Rlap_v1, whole genome shotgun sequence genome encodes these proteins:
- the LOC139864218 gene encoding RNA-binding protein involved in heterochromatin assembly dri1-like, translated as MSRPGDWNCRSCQHLNFQRRESCQRCGEVRLGGGLGAGFGGGFGGRGSMINPSVFGFTGPDVRPGDWYCNVGNCGAHNFASRSSCFKCGAFKDDLASSGGVGGGGGFDGDLSRGRGLYFGGGSGGSGGGSSRSGWKSGDWICTRPGCNEHNFASRMECFRCNAPRESGSKSPY; from the exons ATGAGTAGGCCAGGAGATTGGAACTGCAGGTCATGCCAGCACTTGAACTTTCAAAGAAGGGAATCTTGTCAAAGATGTGGTGAGGTGAGACTTGGTGGTGGTCTTGGTGCCGGCTTTGGTGGCGGTTTTGGTGGCAGAGGAAGTATGATCAACCCGAGTGTATTCGGTTTTACTGGGCCAGATGTAAGGCCTGGTGACTGGTACTGCAATGTTGGCAACTGTGGTGCTCACAACTTTGCTAGCCGCTCGAGCTGCTTTAAATGTGGTGCTTTCAAGGATGACTTGGCCTCTAGCGGTGGTGTTGGTGGCGGTGGTGGATTTGATGGTGATTTGTCTCGTGGAAGAGGTTTATATTTTGGTGGCGGCAGCGGTGGCAGTGGTGGTGGTAGCAGTCGTTCAGGGTGGAAATCTGGTGACTGGATATGCACCCG GCCTGGGTGCAACGAGCACAACTTTGCAAGCAGAATGGAGTGTTTTAGATGCAATGCACCTCGAGAATCCGGTAGCAAGTCACCCTATTGA
- the LOC139888397 gene encoding uncharacterized protein, translating to MHIDVLANHSLTEAKPVDYESYEWCEKAFSKLIKLSLLLKGLDLINGRLVNVRDKHVVNDQLLLQHMHTFKSISTIYVRYHSLQNTLSTSNTGTSFMCVNRPIYTEHVAMDSLKKVCDFLAVSAQQRKLVRLAICTQIVVNCLRFLDDVEYYEPDSTSWMRVAPKKDADSSPNAKWYDLLEMFNDLINCLKNDHEFFVYVVKLETMKEGLSQILMFWLIRILDTRGSTPANIRDIELGICCWFYEDVSGNNFFICVGKILTSDNENMIRHAVEQLDKALRVIKFVNERGFGVSGSYIVPWVEKQIAYLQRTQLLHSWN from the exons ATGCATATAGACGTGTTAGCAAATCACTCGTTAACTGAAGCTAAACCGGTGGATTATGAATCTTATGAATGGTGTGAAAAGGCATTTTCAAAACTAATCAAGCTAAGCCTTTTGTTAAAAGGTTTAGATTTGATCAATGGAAGATTGGTTAATGTGCGAGACAAACACGTTGTTAATGATCAGCTTCTTCTTCAGCATATGCATACTTTTAAGTCAATTAGCACAATTTATGTTCGGTATCACTCATTGCAGAACACATTATCTACATCTAATACTGGTACATCATTTATGTGTGTCAACAGGCCAATTTATACAGAACATGTAGCCATGGATTCACTCAAAAAAGTATGCGACTTTTTAGCTGTATCTGCTCAGCAGAGGAAGTTAGTCCGTCTTGCAATATGCACACAG ATAGTAGTTAACTGTCTTAGGTTTTTGGATGACGTTGAGTACTATGAACCTGATTCAACTTCGTGGATGCGGGTCGCACCCAAGAAAGATGCAGACTCATCACCTAATGCTAAATGGTATGACTTGCTTGAGATGTTTAATGATCTGATTAACTGTTTGAAGAATGATCACGAGTTTTTCGTTTATGTGGTAAAGCTTGAGACCATGAAAGAAGGGTTGTCACAGATATTGATGTTTTGGTTGATAAGAATATTGGATACAAGAGGCTCGACACCAGCAAA TATTCGAGATATTGAGCTTGGCATTTGCTGCTGGTTTTATGAGGATGTTAGTGGGAACAATTTTTTTATATGTGTCGGGAAGATTTTGACATCAGATAATGAGAATATGATTAGACATGCGGTAGAGCAGTTAGATAAGGCCCTTAGGGTTATTAAATTTGTAAATGAACGAGGTTTTGGAGTTTCAGGGTCATATATCGTGCCTTGGGTCGAAAAGCAGATTGCTTACTTACAGAGGACACAGCTTCTTCATTCATGGAATTAG